GCCCCTTTACACGCCGTGGCACAAAGTGATCCTAATCTTAAAAATTGGCGCATTAAAGCAACGGTAAATGGAGAAAGCTTTATGCTCAAAAATTGGCAGCCTGTTTATTTGACAGGACTAAAATTAGGTGAAAATTGGATTCAGCTAGAATTAATTGATGAAGCTGGTAATGACATTGAAAATAGTTTTAATAATACTGTGAGGGTAATTAATTACGATCCCCAGCAACAAAATACTTTAGACTTGTTAGTAACTAATCAAATATCTTTAGCTGAAGCCCTATTCATAGTAGAGCAGAAGGATCGTATTAAACCTGTAAAAATACCAGAGGTTATACAAATACCAGTCGAAGAATCAATTAAATTAGAAGATGATTCTAACGAATCAGCAAACATTATTAAACTTAAACCAGCAATAAAAAACGAAGAACAGTTAAGTAATCAATCTGATTCAATCAGCACGATTGCTCATAATCCAAACAGTGAATATTCAAAATTAATGCCTGGAAATAGTGACGAGGTAAAAACAACTATTGAGCCAACAACTAACATTGATAATCAAGTAATTACCCAAGAAAAACAAACGGATAATATTAACTATTCTTCTGGCGACAAAGACCTTGAACTAAAAATAGAGAAGGTCAATACAGACGAAAGAAAAAAAGCAGAAGCAACAAAATCTGAAACAACAGAAGTGATTGAGATTACTAAAATTAACTCAGATCGAGCAGAGCCATTAGCAAAAATTGAAATACCTCAACCCGAATCCGTAGAAATAACTGAACAGCAGATTGCCATCAAAATTCCAGAAACTAAATTACCCGATACATTAGAATCAGAGCCAAAATCGTCAACACCCTTATGGCTCAAAAAAATATTAGTGGGTCTACGCCAAAAAATTGAAGCCTTAGCAAAGCTCTTGCCGCAAGCAGTATAGCTATTAACCATTTTTAATCTCAAAAAAGCTTAAGTTTTTTTGAGATTAATCAATATAATAAAGCAACAGCAAATCCAAAATCTTCTTAACAAAAAGAAGCTCCAAGCTACTTTTACCTTTACAATGATCTACTGCACAGACTCAAGCAATAACCAAAACCTAAAGCAAGAGGTTGGAAAATATTGGTGAGAGTGGCGAATGTTTTGCTACTCTCTAGCACAAAGAATTGAGTTTACAGGTGAAAAAACAAGACGCAAGGGAATTAGACTACAATTCATGACTATGGCAAAAGTTCTCGTCTCCGATCCTATCGATCAAGCTGGTATCGATATTATCTCTCAAGTCGCCGAAGTAGACGTAAAAACCAAGTTACCTTTAGAAGAACTAATCAAAATAATTCCCGAATATGATGCTTTAATGTTGCGATCGGGTACTAAAGTTACAGCAGAGGTTATTGAGGCTGGTACGAACCTCAAAATTATTGGACGCGCAGGAGTAGGAGTAGACAACATTGATGTCAAAGCTGCTACGCGTCAAGGTATTGTCGTGGTCAACTCTCCAGAGGGTAATACTATTGCTGCTGCCGAACACGCTTTAGCAATGATGCTAGCTTTATCTCGCCAAATTCCTGATGCCAACCAATCCGTCAAAAGCGGTAAGTGGGAGCGTAAGAAATTCGTTGGTAATGAAGTTTACAAGAAAACTCTTGGTGTAGTTGGTTTAGGGAAAATTGGCGCGCACGTTGCTAAGGTGGCACGGGCAATGGACATGAAATTATTGGCTTACGATCCATTTGTTTCGGCAGAAAGAGCCGAGAGGATCGGCTGTAGCTTAGTAGATTTAGATTTACTGTTTAAAGAAGCAGATTATATTACTCTGCACATTCCCAAAACTCCAGAAACTGCCAATTTGATTAATGCTGAAGCACTAGCTAAAATGAAGCCCAATGCGCGTATTATTAACTGCGCTCGTGGTGGCATCATTGATGAAGCTGCCTTAGCAGAAGCACTTCAAGCAGGAAAAATCGGTGGTGCTGCTTTAGATGTTTATGCCAATGAGCCTTTAGAAGAATCACCATTAACGGTCGTTGGTTCAAATCTAGTTCTGACTCCTCATTTAGGAGCTTCTACAGCCGAAGCTCAGGTAAATGTGGCGATCGATGTCGCAGAGCAGATAAGAGATGTCTTATTGGGTCTTCCTGCTCGTTCAGCAGTCAACATTCCTGGTTTAAACCCAGATGTAATGGAAAAACTACGACCATACCTAAGATTAGCAGAAACTTTAGGCACGATGGCTGGTCAGTTAGCTGGAGGACGAATTAATGAGTTGAATATACGTTTACAGGGAGAATTGGCTAACAACGATAGTCAACCACTAATTGTTGCTGCTTTAAAAGGATTGCTATCTGAGGCTTTGAGAGAGAGGGTTAATTATGTCAATGCAGCCATAGAGGCGACTGAAAGAGGCATTAGAGTTATTGAAACCAAAGATAGCTCAACCCGCGACTATTCTGGAGGTTCACTGCATATAGAAGCCCAAGGAGCCAATGGCAAGCATTCAGTTACAGGAGCATTATTGAGCGAAGGAGAAATACGAATTACTAGCTTAGATGAGTTTCCCATTAATGTTCCACCCAACGATCATATGTTGTTTACTCTTCATAGAGATATGCCAGGAATTATCGGCAAAATTGGCTCTTTATTAGGTAGTTATAACGTTAATATTGCCAGTATGCAGGTTGGTCGTAAGATTGTCAGAGGTGAAGCAGTAATGGTTCTGAGCTTGGATGATCCCCTACCTGAAGGCATTTTGCAAGAAATTACCAAGGTAGATGGAATTAGAGATGCTTATACTGTGAAGTTATCTGCATAATTAATCATCACGTCAAGATGATGCCTAGGTAATGTTTATTGGTGAAATCTACTATTTTTAAGTTAATAGTAAATTTCACCAATTTTGTTGTTAGACGAATAAGATTTAAACAACTTGCCGACTTAAATTCTTTAGTATTGATGAATTGTTTAACAATATTGGGAAAACTATCAACAGAACGATAAAAAGTGGGTAAAGCTGAAATCTTGGCATACAGTGGTGAGGAAAAAACTGTATTTTGCTTATTTCGCTCTGAGATCACTAAAATAACTAAGTTAAAAAATGCCTAATCACATTATAAGCCTTGATAGCCATAGATTACTCTGCTGTCTTGAGCAAGATCAAACTTAAATAGCGAAAACGACCTATAGTCGTTGGTTAAAAAATACCATTCAGGTTCAACGTTAGATAATCCCTATAAAATTTATAATCTAAGAAAATTCATGTCTAATCGCTGGTGGGAGATCGTCATAAAATGCGAGCCAATACTGGAAGAATCAGTCTTTTGGAGACTTGAAAAGTTTGGTTGTTCTGGAACAGCTACCGAAGTCAAAATTTTAGACAACGAAAAGAACTCAGAGTCGGAACTAATTACAGATCAACAGATTTTGATTAAAACGTATATTCCTGAAATAAAAACTCAGTTACTAGATTTGGCAGCCTTATCTTCTTGGCTAGAGCAAGATGCCAAATTATTAGAAGTGTCAGTTCCAGAAGCTCAATGGCATTTAATAAATGAAGAAGACTGGGCAAGTAGCTGGAAGCAACACTGGCAACCTATGGAAATTGGCGATCGCTTTTTGATTTATCCAGCTTGGGAAACTCCTCCAGAGAAATCTGATAGATTGATTTTGCGTCTCGATCCTGGCGCAGCTTTTGGAACAGGAACTCATCCTACTACACAATTGTGTCTTGAATCTCTAGAAATGCGACTGTATGAAAAGGCTGAAAGCAAAATCATAGCGGATATAGGTTGTGGATCGGGAATTTTGTCTATAGGTTCAATTCTGCTTGGTGCAAAGCAAGTTTATGCAGTTGATACTGATGAATTAGCTACCAAAACTTGCCGAAGTAATTGTCAATTAAACCATGTTAATCGAGATAATCTGATTGTCCATGATGGCAGCATTGAACAATTAATTAAAGTAGATAAAAAATTTGATGGCATTATTTGTAATATTTTGGCTGATACCATAGTCGATTTGGTTATTCATTTTAACAACATCACCCATGAAAAAAGCTGGGCAATTTTAAGTGGAATTTTATTAACTCAAGCCGATCGGGTCGCTGATGTTGTAGAACAGCAGGGGTGGACTGTTGCAGCACTGTGGAAAAGAAAAGACTGGTGCTGTTTTAATATTCGTCGCTCAGAATATTAATTCGGTAAAGTTAAAATGTCTACCCCATCTTTGGTAACTGCAATAGTATGTTCAAATTGAGCAGAAAGCTTACCATCTTTGGTAACTGCTGTCCAACCATCATCGAGCATCACAGCTTCCCAAGTCCCTTCGTTAATCATTGGTTCAATAGTAAATACCATTCCTGGTTTAAATTTCCGTTTCTGTCTTGGATCATGATAGTGGGGAATTTGAGGTGCGGTATGAAAAATATGGCTAACCCCATGCCCTACAAAATCTCTGACTACAGAAAAACCTTGCGACTCAGCATACTGTTGAATTGCTATGCCGATATCATAAATTCTCGCACCTGGTTTGACTGCCGCAATTCCTCTTTTTAAACATTCCTCTGTGACTTCAACAAGTTTTTTAGCTGTATCCGAAGGAGTACCAACAAAAAAAGTTCTAGAAGTGTCGCCATGATAGCCATCTAAAATCGGGGTTACATCAATATTAATAATGTCGCCATTTTTTAAGATTTGTTTAGCGTTAGGAATGCCATGACAAATCACTTCATTAACGCTGGTGCAAACTGAAGCAGTAAAAGGATTATCTGTAGGACCATATCCCAAAGGTGCGCTAATTGCGCCTCTTTTCTGTGTCCATTTCTCGGCAGCATCATTGATTTCTAGGGTACTTACTCCAGGTTTAACCATTGATGCCAAGAAATCTAGTAGTTCTGCGGCTAAAGCTCCTGCTCGACGCATCTTTTCAATTTCTCGACTAGAGAGTAAAGTAATTTGTTCGCTTCCCATATTTGTCTCTACTATGCTCGTTAATTGCTTTGTGTAATATTTAGTTTATCAATTCTTCATGTTTGAATTACAGAGCGATAAAAAAAGACCCAGGTTTTTCTGAGTCTTTGTGCAGAATGTTTGATGAACAAAAGCATGATTAGAAATTAGGTTTAATCTTCTCGATATATTTCATGTAATTTTTGATTTTTTTCTTCAGTATCGTCCACTTTGACAGAATCTAATAAATCGTTTAATTCTCCTAATGATTCATCAGACATTTGAGTCAACATATCAATTTGTTCTTCAACTGACTCTAAAGAACTTAAATCATTTAATTTTTCTGAAGAGTTGTCATCATCATCAAATCCCATCATCAATTCATTAGACTCGGCTTCGAAAGATTCATCAAAGCTCATTTCCTCTGAAGAATTGTCATCATCTTCAAATTCCATCATTAATTCATCAGATTCAGCTTCAGCAGACTCATCAAAGCTTAATTCTTCGGACTCTGACTCTAGGCTAAATACTTCTGAAGAGTTGTCATCATCTTCAAATTCCATCATCAATTCATTAGACTCGGCTTCGAGAGATTCATTTAAGCTTAATTCTTCGGACTCTGATTGATTTTCAGACTCAAATCCCATCATCAATTCATTAGACTCGGCTTCGAGAGATTCATCAAAGCTCATTTCCTCTGAAGAGTTGTCATCATCTTCAAATCCCATCATCAATTCATCAGATTCAGCTTGGGGAGATTCATCAAAGCTCATTTCCTCTGACTCAGACTCTAGACTAAATACTTCTGAAGAGTTGTCATCATCTTCAAGTCCCATTATCAATTCATCAGACTCGGCTTGGGGAGACTCATCAAAGCTCATTTCCTCTGATTGATTTTCATCTTCAAGTCCCATCATTAATTCATCAGACTCGGCTTGGGGAGATTGATCAAAGCTCATTTCTTCGGACTCTAACTCTAGACTAAATACTTCTGAAGAGTTGTCATCATCTTCAAGTCCCATTATCAATTCATCGGCTTCGGCTTGGGGAGATTCATCAAAGCTCATTTCTTCGGACTCTGACTCTAGACTAAATACTTCTGAAGAGTTGTCATCATCTTCAAGTCCCATTATCAATTCATCAGATTCAGCTTCGGGAGATTCATCAAAGCTCATTTCCTCTGACTCTGACTCTAGACTAAATACTTCTGAAGAGTTGTCATCATCTTCAAGTCCCATTATCAATTCATCAGATTCAGCTTCGGGAGATTCGTCAAAGTTCATTTCCTCTGACTCTGACTTTAGGCTAAATGCCTCGGACTCTGATTGATTTTCAGACTCAAATCCCATCATCAATTCATCAGATTCGGCTTCGGGAGATTCATCAAAGCTTAGTTTTTGCGTGGAGTTGTCGTCTTCAAATTCTCCGCTCAAGTCGTCAGATTCAACTTCAGCCAAAGATTCCTCTTTATCTGATTGATAAAAATTTTCATACACATCTGAATTGGAAGTTTCTTCTTCTAATTCAAAATTAGACTCTTCAATTACATTTTCTATTGTTGATGATACGTCATCAGATGATTGAAGCTCAGATTCATCAAATGAGCCAAGTAGTTGATCTGCTAATTCTAGCTCTGAATTATTTTCAGTTATGCTTGTTGTCGATTCCTCAGAAAAGTTAGCAAATGGATTCATCTCTGTTTGCAGATTTTCTCCTGATTCATCTTCCTCTTCGAGAAATTCATCAGAATCAAATAGTGCTTCTGGTTCTTGTTCAATTTCTACATTGGTAGGAGTTTCTTCAATGGGGGATATTAGATTATCCAGTTGTCGCATAGATGAAGGTTTTTCTGCTTCTGCTTGCAGGCTACCTTTTTCTAATTCTATATTTTGCTTATGACTTTCTAAGTCAGCTATATTTTTATCTAACTCTTCTTTCTGTCTTTGACTTGCTATAAGCTGACTACTTGTTGCCTCTAATTCCTGTTTTTTCGAATAAATTTTCTCATTCCAATTATTTGATTCTGCTTCTAGTTGTTCCTTTTGATTATTTAAATTGGAAATTATACTTAATAGCTGATTATGTTCGGTTTGTAGAGAGTTAATTTCAATTTCTACCGCTTCCATTTTTGCAGTAGATTCGTTTAAAGATTGCTCTAGTTGAGATTTTTGACTATTAAGTTCGGATAGCTGAATATTTGATACGTTATCATTTTGAATTTCTTGAGAATTTTTTTTACCGTTAGCTGTCAAAGCGATCGCTACGCAAGCCATAGATCCTACTGCACCACTACCCATCAGGGCATTTTTAAGTTTTCCATTCTCTACTACTAACATTCCAACACCAAAGGTTACACCAAAAGCAAGGGAAGCTAGCAGAATTTTATTAACAACTTTAGCTGATTCCATTTTATGTAAGTTCGATATAAGTTAATTTATCCAAGAAGTTGTGTTTTCAGGCTAGTAGCTTGTTATGACTACTGTACTTTGGCAAATTGAGCAACCAAGGGTTGATTGATTCTGAAATACGAGAACTTCCTTAGTCT
This DNA window, taken from Pleurocapsa sp. FMAR1, encodes the following:
- the serA gene encoding phosphoglycerate dehydrogenase produces the protein MAKVLVSDPIDQAGIDIISQVAEVDVKTKLPLEELIKIIPEYDALMLRSGTKVTAEVIEAGTNLKIIGRAGVGVDNIDVKAATRQGIVVVNSPEGNTIAAAEHALAMMLALSRQIPDANQSVKSGKWERKKFVGNEVYKKTLGVVGLGKIGAHVAKVARAMDMKLLAYDPFVSAERAERIGCSLVDLDLLFKEADYITLHIPKTPETANLINAEALAKMKPNARIINCARGGIIDEAALAEALQAGKIGGAALDVYANEPLEESPLTVVGSNLVLTPHLGASTAEAQVNVAIDVAEQIRDVLLGLPARSAVNIPGLNPDVMEKLRPYLRLAETLGTMAGQLAGGRINELNIRLQGELANNDSQPLIVAALKGLLSEALRERVNYVNAAIEATERGIRVIETKDSSTRDYSGGSLHIEAQGANGKHSVTGALLSEGEIRITSLDEFPINVPPNDHMLFTLHRDMPGIIGKIGSLLGSYNVNIASMQVGRKIVRGEAVMVLSLDDPLPEGILQEITKVDGIRDAYTVKLSA
- the prmA gene encoding 50S ribosomal protein L11 methyltransferase, giving the protein MSNRWWEIVIKCEPILEESVFWRLEKFGCSGTATEVKILDNEKNSESELITDQQILIKTYIPEIKTQLLDLAALSSWLEQDAKLLEVSVPEAQWHLINEEDWASSWKQHWQPMEIGDRFLIYPAWETPPEKSDRLILRLDPGAAFGTGTHPTTQLCLESLEMRLYEKAESKIIADIGCGSGILSIGSILLGAKQVYAVDTDELATKTCRSNCQLNHVNRDNLIVHDGSIEQLIKVDKKFDGIICNILADTIVDLVIHFNNITHEKSWAILSGILLTQADRVADVVEQQGWTVAALWKRKDWCCFNIRRSEY
- the map gene encoding type I methionyl aminopeptidase, which gives rise to MGSEQITLLSSREIEKMRRAGALAAELLDFLASMVKPGVSTLEINDAAEKWTQKRGAISAPLGYGPTDNPFTASVCTSVNEVICHGIPNAKQILKNGDIINIDVTPILDGYHGDTSRTFFVGTPSDTAKKLVEVTEECLKRGIAAVKPGARIYDIGIAIQQYAESQGFSVVRDFVGHGVSHIFHTAPQIPHYHDPRQKRKFKPGMVFTIEPMINEGTWEAVMLDDGWTAVTKDGKLSAQFEHTIAVTKDGVDILTLPN